In the genome of Candidatus Rhabdochlamydia sp. T3358, the window AACTTTTTAAGAGTAACTTAAGCGACCTGCAGAAACACATCAATGCAATAGCTGTAAAGCCTAGAAAACTTCCTGTTATCAAATCTTCACTGATCCCTAAAATGGATCGAGCATTAGAGAAGCTTATATCCTTAGATCAGCTTATTCATATCAAAGACTTAGAAGATGGATGGCTATTAGCAATTTTTGGTTCGATAAAAAGCTATTTGCAGCTCATGAAGGTTTCGTTAGAAACCCCTCAGAAAGCAACTAAACACTCTCTGCAAAAGTTTATACAAGTAGAAACCTTGTTAAACATGGAAAAGTTATTTAAAAACCTATTTAGAACTGTGAGTTTTCTTCATCTAGAAGGAGACACTCGCACGCATAGTTTAAACAGATTTTATTCAGCTATACAGGAGTTTTACGAAAAACCTTTATCAAAAGCGGATAGAAGTTTACTCAAAAGTATTAACTTAAGCACCACACACCATTATTTCCATAAAAAATCACATGCTGATCTAAAGAATGCTTATTCTCATTTTCTAGATGAAGCCCGTGCTTTATCATCGGCTAATGAAGAGTTTCCTGAAGTTGCTACAAAAAGTGGAAACATCTCTGTGAGGGATCTACAAAAAAAGATGGAAGAAAGTGGTCAAATTATGCAGACAATGGACAAATCTTTAGATCTATTTAAAAGATTATTAGACCCTGTAATTGTTGAAGTGCAGAAGATCAACAACGATATAGAAAAAGAGCTTAATAGGCTGCAGATCGGATAGCTTGGAAAAAAACTTCATCATTTTCTAGACATAAAGAACATAGACAGCAAATAATTCTAGCTTAGAAAAAATATTTTTTAATGAAGGCGAACTAAATACAGTTGTCCGGAATTTCCGGACAACTGTATTTAGTTAAGCTTCTAGGGTGGTTTTTTATGTTTATAGATACACATGCTCACCTTACAAGTGACACACTGGTAAATGATACACAGCAGATTTTAGCGCGTGCTCAAGCCAATAGAGTCGATAAGATCGTCAACATTTGCACAGATGAAGAAAGTCTAAAAGCAGGGCTTCTTTTAAGAGAGAAAAACCCTTGGGTATTTAATGCAGCAGCTACTACTCCGCATGATGTAGAAAAAGAGGGAGAAAGTTTTTTCCCTTTTGTAGAACAAGCGGTTTATCAAAAGCAGCTCATCGCTATTGGTGAAACCGGTTTAGACTATCACTATCAACACTCTCCCAAAGAGATGCAGAAAAAATACTTAGAGCGTTATCTGGATTTAAGCCGCAAAATGGATCTTCCGATAATTTTTCATTGTCGTGATGCATTTGCTGATTTGTTTGCTATAGCAGATGG includes:
- a CDS encoding TatD family hydrolase: MFIDTHAHLTSDTLVNDTQQILARAQANRVDKIVNICTDEESLKAGLLLREKNPWVFNAAATTPHDVEKEGESFFPFVEQAVYQKQLIAIGETGLDYHYQHSPKEMQKKYLERYLDLSRKMDLPIIFHCRDAFADLFAIADGVSAVLHCFTGSLEEAKKALELGWYLSISGIVTFKKSQVLQEVVKYVPLERLFIETDAPYLAPVPYRGKVNEPGFLPETAKMIAYLKQISIEEVAKTTKESAEKFFRF